In a single window of the Bacillus mycoides genome:
- a CDS encoding YhcN/YlaJ family sporulation lipoprotein: MNTKVKVIAASLLVTSALAACGTPKDNNAMDGRNYNYERTSYNDTHRYNDNVTRNDRYTDYVTYRNGRNDAGSNYYRDVNYNGQIANPHPTRNITMNNSYINNDGKTAEKITNRVKRMNNVDRVSTVVYGNDVAIAVKPRNTATNETAMANEIRQAVVNEVGNRNVYVSVRNDMFTRVDAMSTRLRNGTVTNDFNRDITNMFRDIRYGLTGTVR, encoded by the coding sequence TTGAATACGAAAGTAAAAGTTATTGCTGCTTCTTTGTTAGTTACCAGTGCATTAGCTGCATGTGGTACACCAAAAGATAATAATGCGATGGATGGACGTAACTATAATTACGAGCGTACATCTTATAATGATACACACCGATATAATGATAATGTAACGCGTAACGATCGTTATACAGATTATGTAACATATAGAAACGGTCGTAATGACGCAGGATCCAACTATTATCGTGATGTAAATTACAATGGGCAAATTGCTAATCCACACCCAACTCGTAATATTACAATGAACAATTCATACATTAACAATGATGGTAAAACTGCGGAGAAAATTACGAATCGTGTAAAACGTATGAATAACGTAGATCGCGTTTCTACAGTTGTATATGGAAACGATGTAGCGATTGCGGTAAAACCGCGTAATACAGCGACGAATGAAACAGCAATGGCGAACGAAATTCGTCAAGCTGTTGTGAATGAAGTTGGAAATAGAAACGTATATGTTTCTGTAAGAAATGACATGTTTACTCGTGTCGATGCAATGAGTACACGTCTACGTAACGGCACAGTTACAAATGATTTTAATCGTGACATAACAAATATGTTCCGAGACATTCGTTATGGCTTAACTGGTACAGTACGATAA